The following coding sequences lie in one Phyllopteryx taeniolatus isolate TA_2022b chromosome 4, UOR_Ptae_1.2, whole genome shotgun sequence genomic window:
- the LOC133476376 gene encoding interleukin enhancer-binding factor 3-like isoform X2: MAARWDEHQAYDELLHWDNFIQQGHRLRPHEFDRYEDLRYWYDCRCYEEELRHYHDYISTMETTVDNQYNKVGSPNQMHSGPNDRRVMAKHSEIYPSAEELEAVQTIVSHVECALKVVSEKMDSQNKGTQEDKSANPQKRIMHGIMRVGLLAKGLLLKGDMNLELVLLCFTKPTITMLNQVAESLRAQLEIESAGLYTVGPCPKDATIIVESTKALALTLTLHLTSPQVRVEAQEEELRTDNDLPDVLDRQKCLSSLASLRHAKWFQAKVNNLKSAVVVIRVLRDLCIRVPTWAPLSGWPLELLAEKAISTSERPLGPGEAFRRVLECLASGILLADGPGIKDPCEKEPVDVLGSLTQQQREDTTQSAQLALRLCAFGMMYKVLGIEAKPGRPWKNLGANAKIFPAQVDPAGPTLPAKRSYTEMATGKDGSSLNSKQRKFLKFQKRFPRKSLTDDLTMNAVMRLNQYRPGLEYRLTSQTGPVHEPVFTMAVDVNGKTYESTGPSKRTAKLNVATKVLQDLGLPTGSDTKSESKAEDGQEVTSTSASAASEDSAQGPILTKNGKNPVMELNEKRRSLKYELSAETGGSHEKCFVMEVEVDGQKFKGRGSNKKEAKAYAALSALEKLFPETPLMPKRTSKKLTYTDMHIPGFGTIRGIPSDSGAPDWGPGRGRGRGRGFSSGPVYNKNKLYGNNGAGTTVATKSAATVDSVSTVGTTGYGTFYPETSATTFSSPPVSSTSTSTAASYKSMPPPADQQSPYSYGYGEEKKKMLTQGPTEVSAQGSNYTMYSTTYPSTALGNQVYNNYGWSNQSNWSSQQGYGSYQPYGGQTQTSFPGNSGTNY, translated from the exons ATGGCGGCTAGATGGGACGAGCACCAGGCTTATGATGAGCTTCTGCACTGGGACAACTTCATCCAACAAGGCCACCGGTTACGCCCGCATGAATTTGACAg ATATGAGGATCTGCGTTACTGGTACGACTGCCGGTGCTACGAGGAGGAGCTGAGACATTACCACGACTACATTTCTACAATGGAGACAACTGTCGATAATCAATATAATAAG GTTGGTTCACCAAACCAGATGCACTCTGGGCCAAACGACCGCCGTGTGATGGCCAAACACTCTGAAATCTATCCCTCTGCTGAGGAGCTAGAGGCGGTGCAGACAATTGTCTCACATGTGGAGTGTGCACTAAAGGTTGTATCTGAGAAAATGGATTCCCAGAATAAAGGAACTCAAGAGGACAAAAG CGCTAATCCACAAAAACGTATAATGCACGGCATCATGAGGGTGGGCCTGCTGGCCAAGGGACTCTTGCTCAAGGGAGACATGAACCTGGAATTGGTGCTGCTTTGTTTCACCAAGCCAACCATCACAATGCTTAACCAAGTGGCTGAGAGTCTAAGAGCCCAGTTAGAG ATTGAGTCAGCTGGTTTGTACACAGTGGGTCCTTGTCCGAAGGATGCAACCATCATAGTGGAAAGCACCAAGGCGCTGGCCCTGACTCTCACCCTTCATCTCACGTCGCCCCAAGTCAGGGTGGAGGCTCAAGAAGAAG AATTGCGAACAGACAACGATCTGCCGGACGTTCTGGACAGACAGAAATGCCTAAGTTCCTTGGCGTCTCTCCGCCACGCCAAGTGGTTCCAG GCCAAAGTCAATAACCTGAAGTCTGCCGTTGTTGTGATCCGGGTCTTGAGGGATTTGTGTATTCGTGTTCCTACCTGGGCACCACTCTCAGGATGG CCTCTTGAATTGCTTGCAGAGAAGGCCATCAGTACATCTGAGAGGCCACTGGGCCCAGGCGAGGCTTTCCGCAGGGTTCTTGAGTGTCTTGCCTCTGGAATCCTCTTGGCTG ATGGTCCTGGAATAAAAGATCCCTGTGAGAAGGAACCTGTTGATGTCCTTGGAAGTCTCACCCAGCAGCAGCGTGAAGACACAACTCAGAGTGCTCAG ttGGCATTAAGACTGTGTGCCTTTGGGATGATGTACAAAGTTTTGGGGATTGAAGCTAAACCTGGTAGGCCTTGGAAAAATCTAGGAGCCAATGCAAAAATCTTCCCAg CCCAAGTAGACCCGGCTGGACCCACTCTACCGGCAAAGAGATCCTACACCGAAATGGCAACAGGAAAGGATGGGTCGTCATTAAATAGCAAACAGAGGAAGTTCCTCAAATTCCAGAAGCGGTTTCCTCGGAAATCAT TGACAGATGATTTGACCATGAACGCTGTGATGCGTCTGAACCAGTACCGGCCAGGCCTGGAGTACCGCCTCACATCTCAGACAGGTCCAGTCCACGAGCCAGTCTTCACCATGGCTGTCGATGTAAATGGGAAAACCTATGAGTCCACTGGACCCTCAAAACGAACAGCCAAGCTTAATGTAGCCACTAAG GTCTTGCAAGATCTCGGTCTTCCAACAGGCTCAGACACTAAGTCCGAGTCCAAAGCTGAGGATGGCCAAGAAGTAACATCTACAAGTGCTTCTGCTGCATCAGAAGAT AGTGCTCAGGGTCCTATCTTGACCAAGAATGGGAAGAACCCTGTCATGGAGCTGAATGAGAAAAGACGCAGTCTTAAGTATGAACTATCTGCCGAGACGGGCGGCTCTCATGAGAAGTGCTTCGTCATGGAG GTGGAGGTTGATGGACAAAAGTTCAAAGGGAGGGGGTCCAACAAGAAGGAGGCAAAGGCCTACGCTGCCCTTTCCGCTCTGGAGAAGCTCTTCCCAGAGACCCCGCTCATGCCCAAGAGAACGTCAAAGAAGCTCACTTACACTGACATG CACATCCCAGGCTTCGGCACTATTCGTGGGATCCCTTCAGATTCCGGAGCACCCGACTGGGGCCCTGGCAGAGGTCGAGGGAGAGGCAGAGGCTTTTCTTCAGGACCCGTTTACAACAAGA ATAAACTGTATGGTAACAATGGAGCCGGGACCACAGTTGCCACCAAAAGTGCTGCCACTGTTGATTCTGTCAGCACAGTCGGCACTACTGGCTACGGCACATTTTACCCAGAGACCAGCGCCACCACCTTTTCCTCCCCGCCCGTCTCCAGTACCAGCACAAGCACAGCGGCAAGTTACAAGTCGATGCCCCCGCCTGCTGACCAACAGAGTCCCTACAGTTATGGCTATGgcgaagaaaaaaagaagatgcttaCTCAAGGCCCGACTGAGGTTTCAGCACAGGGAAGCAACTACACTATGTACAGCACCACTTACCCCAGCACAGCTCTGGGGAACCAAGTGTATAATAATTATG GTTGGTCGAACCAGTCAAATTGGAGCAGTCAGCAGGGTTATGGCTCCTACCAGCCCTACGGAGGACAAACCCAGACCTCGTTTCCTGGAAACAGCGGCACAAATTATTAG
- the LOC133476376 gene encoding interleukin enhancer-binding factor 3-like isoform X1 yields MAARWDEHQAYDELLHWDNFIQQGHRLRPHEFDRYEDLRYWYDCRCYEEELRHYHDYISTMETTVDNQYNKVGSPNQMHSGPNDRRVMAKHSEIYPSAEELEAVQTIVSHVECALKVVSEKMDSQNKGTQEDKSANPQKRIMHGIMRVGLLAKGLLLKGDMNLELVLLCFTKPTITMLNQVAESLRAQLEIESAGLYTVGPCPKDATIIVESTKALALTLTLHLTSPQVRVEAQEEELRTDNDLPDVLDRQKCLSSLASLRHAKWFQAKVNNLKSAVVVIRVLRDLCIRVPTWAPLSGWPLELLAEKAISTSERPLGPGEAFRRVLECLASGILLADGPGIKDPCEKEPVDVLGSLTQQQREDTTQSAQLALRLCAFGMMYKVLGIEAKPGRPWKNLGANAKIFPAQVDPAGPTLPAKRSYTEMATGKDGSSLNSKQRKFLKFQKRFPRKSLTDDLTMNAVMRLNQYRPGLEYRLTSQTGPVHEPVFTMAVDVNGKTYESTGPSKRTAKLNVATKVLQDLGLPTGSDTKSESKAEDGQEVTSTSASAASEDSAQGPILTKNGKNPVMELNEKRRSLKYELSAETGGSHEKCFVMEVEVDGQKFKGRGSNKKEAKAYAALSALEKLFPETPLMPKRTSKKLTYTDMHIPGFGTIRGIPSDSGAPDWGPGRGRGRGRGFSSGPVYNKTNYSYESKSSQGYHKLYGNNGAGTTVATKSAATVDSVSTVGTTGYGTFYPETSATTFSSPPVSSTSTSTAASYKSMPPPADQQSPYSYGYGEEKKKMLTQGPTEVSAQGSNYTMYSTTYPSTALGNQVYNNYGWSNQSNWSSQQGYGSYQPYGGQTQTSFPGNSGTNY; encoded by the exons ATGGCGGCTAGATGGGACGAGCACCAGGCTTATGATGAGCTTCTGCACTGGGACAACTTCATCCAACAAGGCCACCGGTTACGCCCGCATGAATTTGACAg ATATGAGGATCTGCGTTACTGGTACGACTGCCGGTGCTACGAGGAGGAGCTGAGACATTACCACGACTACATTTCTACAATGGAGACAACTGTCGATAATCAATATAATAAG GTTGGTTCACCAAACCAGATGCACTCTGGGCCAAACGACCGCCGTGTGATGGCCAAACACTCTGAAATCTATCCCTCTGCTGAGGAGCTAGAGGCGGTGCAGACAATTGTCTCACATGTGGAGTGTGCACTAAAGGTTGTATCTGAGAAAATGGATTCCCAGAATAAAGGAACTCAAGAGGACAAAAG CGCTAATCCACAAAAACGTATAATGCACGGCATCATGAGGGTGGGCCTGCTGGCCAAGGGACTCTTGCTCAAGGGAGACATGAACCTGGAATTGGTGCTGCTTTGTTTCACCAAGCCAACCATCACAATGCTTAACCAAGTGGCTGAGAGTCTAAGAGCCCAGTTAGAG ATTGAGTCAGCTGGTTTGTACACAGTGGGTCCTTGTCCGAAGGATGCAACCATCATAGTGGAAAGCACCAAGGCGCTGGCCCTGACTCTCACCCTTCATCTCACGTCGCCCCAAGTCAGGGTGGAGGCTCAAGAAGAAG AATTGCGAACAGACAACGATCTGCCGGACGTTCTGGACAGACAGAAATGCCTAAGTTCCTTGGCGTCTCTCCGCCACGCCAAGTGGTTCCAG GCCAAAGTCAATAACCTGAAGTCTGCCGTTGTTGTGATCCGGGTCTTGAGGGATTTGTGTATTCGTGTTCCTACCTGGGCACCACTCTCAGGATGG CCTCTTGAATTGCTTGCAGAGAAGGCCATCAGTACATCTGAGAGGCCACTGGGCCCAGGCGAGGCTTTCCGCAGGGTTCTTGAGTGTCTTGCCTCTGGAATCCTCTTGGCTG ATGGTCCTGGAATAAAAGATCCCTGTGAGAAGGAACCTGTTGATGTCCTTGGAAGTCTCACCCAGCAGCAGCGTGAAGACACAACTCAGAGTGCTCAG ttGGCATTAAGACTGTGTGCCTTTGGGATGATGTACAAAGTTTTGGGGATTGAAGCTAAACCTGGTAGGCCTTGGAAAAATCTAGGAGCCAATGCAAAAATCTTCCCAg CCCAAGTAGACCCGGCTGGACCCACTCTACCGGCAAAGAGATCCTACACCGAAATGGCAACAGGAAAGGATGGGTCGTCATTAAATAGCAAACAGAGGAAGTTCCTCAAATTCCAGAAGCGGTTTCCTCGGAAATCAT TGACAGATGATTTGACCATGAACGCTGTGATGCGTCTGAACCAGTACCGGCCAGGCCTGGAGTACCGCCTCACATCTCAGACAGGTCCAGTCCACGAGCCAGTCTTCACCATGGCTGTCGATGTAAATGGGAAAACCTATGAGTCCACTGGACCCTCAAAACGAACAGCCAAGCTTAATGTAGCCACTAAG GTCTTGCAAGATCTCGGTCTTCCAACAGGCTCAGACACTAAGTCCGAGTCCAAAGCTGAGGATGGCCAAGAAGTAACATCTACAAGTGCTTCTGCTGCATCAGAAGAT AGTGCTCAGGGTCCTATCTTGACCAAGAATGGGAAGAACCCTGTCATGGAGCTGAATGAGAAAAGACGCAGTCTTAAGTATGAACTATCTGCCGAGACGGGCGGCTCTCATGAGAAGTGCTTCGTCATGGAG GTGGAGGTTGATGGACAAAAGTTCAAAGGGAGGGGGTCCAACAAGAAGGAGGCAAAGGCCTACGCTGCCCTTTCCGCTCTGGAGAAGCTCTTCCCAGAGACCCCGCTCATGCCCAAGAGAACGTCAAAGAAGCTCACTTACACTGACATG CACATCCCAGGCTTCGGCACTATTCGTGGGATCCCTTCAGATTCCGGAGCACCCGACTGGGGCCCTGGCAGAGGTCGAGGGAGAGGCAGAGGCTTTTCTTCAGGACCCGTTTACAACAAGA CCAACTACAGTTATGAGAGCAAATCCAGTCAAGGTTACC ATAAACTGTATGGTAACAATGGAGCCGGGACCACAGTTGCCACCAAAAGTGCTGCCACTGTTGATTCTGTCAGCACAGTCGGCACTACTGGCTACGGCACATTTTACCCAGAGACCAGCGCCACCACCTTTTCCTCCCCGCCCGTCTCCAGTACCAGCACAAGCACAGCGGCAAGTTACAAGTCGATGCCCCCGCCTGCTGACCAACAGAGTCCCTACAGTTATGGCTATGgcgaagaaaaaaagaagatgcttaCTCAAGGCCCGACTGAGGTTTCAGCACAGGGAAGCAACTACACTATGTACAGCACCACTTACCCCAGCACAGCTCTGGGGAACCAAGTGTATAATAATTATG GTTGGTCGAACCAGTCAAATTGGAGCAGTCAGCAGGGTTATGGCTCCTACCAGCCCTACGGAGGACAAACCCAGACCTCGTTTCCTGGAAACAGCGGCACAAATTATTAG
- the LOC133476376 gene encoding interleukin enhancer-binding factor 3 homolog isoform X3 gives MHSGPNDRRVMAKHSEIYPSAEELEAVQTIVSHVECALKVVSEKMDSQNKGTQEDKSANPQKRIMHGIMRVGLLAKGLLLKGDMNLELVLLCFTKPTITMLNQVAESLRAQLEIESAGLYTVGPCPKDATIIVESTKALALTLTLHLTSPQVRVEAQEEELRTDNDLPDVLDRQKCLSSLASLRHAKWFQAKVNNLKSAVVVIRVLRDLCIRVPTWAPLSGWPLELLAEKAISTSERPLGPGEAFRRVLECLASGILLADGPGIKDPCEKEPVDVLGSLTQQQREDTTQSAQLALRLCAFGMMYKVLGIEAKPGRPWKNLGANAKIFPAQVDPAGPTLPAKRSYTEMATGKDGSSLNSKQRKFLKFQKRFPRKSLTDDLTMNAVMRLNQYRPGLEYRLTSQTGPVHEPVFTMAVDVNGKTYESTGPSKRTAKLNVATKVLQDLGLPTGSDTKSESKAEDGQEVTSTSASAASEDSAQGPILTKNGKNPVMELNEKRRSLKYELSAETGGSHEKCFVMEVEVDGQKFKGRGSNKKEAKAYAALSALEKLFPETPLMPKRTSKKLTYTDMHIPGFGTIRGIPSDSGAPDWGPGRGRGRGRGFSSGPVYNKTNYSYESKSSQGYHKLYGNNGAGTTVATKSAATVDSVSTVGTTGYGTFYPETSATTFSSPPVSSTSTSTAASYKSMPPPADQQSPYSYGYGEEKKKMLTQGPTEVSAQGSNYTMYSTTYPSTALGNQVYNNYGWSNQSNWSSQQGYGSYQPYGGQTQTSFPGNSGTNY, from the exons ATGCACTCTGGGCCAAACGACCGCCGTGTGATGGCCAAACACTCTGAAATCTATCCCTCTGCTGAGGAGCTAGAGGCGGTGCAGACAATTGTCTCACATGTGGAGTGTGCACTAAAGGTTGTATCTGAGAAAATGGATTCCCAGAATAAAGGAACTCAAGAGGACAAAAG CGCTAATCCACAAAAACGTATAATGCACGGCATCATGAGGGTGGGCCTGCTGGCCAAGGGACTCTTGCTCAAGGGAGACATGAACCTGGAATTGGTGCTGCTTTGTTTCACCAAGCCAACCATCACAATGCTTAACCAAGTGGCTGAGAGTCTAAGAGCCCAGTTAGAG ATTGAGTCAGCTGGTTTGTACACAGTGGGTCCTTGTCCGAAGGATGCAACCATCATAGTGGAAAGCACCAAGGCGCTGGCCCTGACTCTCACCCTTCATCTCACGTCGCCCCAAGTCAGGGTGGAGGCTCAAGAAGAAG AATTGCGAACAGACAACGATCTGCCGGACGTTCTGGACAGACAGAAATGCCTAAGTTCCTTGGCGTCTCTCCGCCACGCCAAGTGGTTCCAG GCCAAAGTCAATAACCTGAAGTCTGCCGTTGTTGTGATCCGGGTCTTGAGGGATTTGTGTATTCGTGTTCCTACCTGGGCACCACTCTCAGGATGG CCTCTTGAATTGCTTGCAGAGAAGGCCATCAGTACATCTGAGAGGCCACTGGGCCCAGGCGAGGCTTTCCGCAGGGTTCTTGAGTGTCTTGCCTCTGGAATCCTCTTGGCTG ATGGTCCTGGAATAAAAGATCCCTGTGAGAAGGAACCTGTTGATGTCCTTGGAAGTCTCACCCAGCAGCAGCGTGAAGACACAACTCAGAGTGCTCAG ttGGCATTAAGACTGTGTGCCTTTGGGATGATGTACAAAGTTTTGGGGATTGAAGCTAAACCTGGTAGGCCTTGGAAAAATCTAGGAGCCAATGCAAAAATCTTCCCAg CCCAAGTAGACCCGGCTGGACCCACTCTACCGGCAAAGAGATCCTACACCGAAATGGCAACAGGAAAGGATGGGTCGTCATTAAATAGCAAACAGAGGAAGTTCCTCAAATTCCAGAAGCGGTTTCCTCGGAAATCAT TGACAGATGATTTGACCATGAACGCTGTGATGCGTCTGAACCAGTACCGGCCAGGCCTGGAGTACCGCCTCACATCTCAGACAGGTCCAGTCCACGAGCCAGTCTTCACCATGGCTGTCGATGTAAATGGGAAAACCTATGAGTCCACTGGACCCTCAAAACGAACAGCCAAGCTTAATGTAGCCACTAAG GTCTTGCAAGATCTCGGTCTTCCAACAGGCTCAGACACTAAGTCCGAGTCCAAAGCTGAGGATGGCCAAGAAGTAACATCTACAAGTGCTTCTGCTGCATCAGAAGAT AGTGCTCAGGGTCCTATCTTGACCAAGAATGGGAAGAACCCTGTCATGGAGCTGAATGAGAAAAGACGCAGTCTTAAGTATGAACTATCTGCCGAGACGGGCGGCTCTCATGAGAAGTGCTTCGTCATGGAG GTGGAGGTTGATGGACAAAAGTTCAAAGGGAGGGGGTCCAACAAGAAGGAGGCAAAGGCCTACGCTGCCCTTTCCGCTCTGGAGAAGCTCTTCCCAGAGACCCCGCTCATGCCCAAGAGAACGTCAAAGAAGCTCACTTACACTGACATG CACATCCCAGGCTTCGGCACTATTCGTGGGATCCCTTCAGATTCCGGAGCACCCGACTGGGGCCCTGGCAGAGGTCGAGGGAGAGGCAGAGGCTTTTCTTCAGGACCCGTTTACAACAAGA CCAACTACAGTTATGAGAGCAAATCCAGTCAAGGTTACC ATAAACTGTATGGTAACAATGGAGCCGGGACCACAGTTGCCACCAAAAGTGCTGCCACTGTTGATTCTGTCAGCACAGTCGGCACTACTGGCTACGGCACATTTTACCCAGAGACCAGCGCCACCACCTTTTCCTCCCCGCCCGTCTCCAGTACCAGCACAAGCACAGCGGCAAGTTACAAGTCGATGCCCCCGCCTGCTGACCAACAGAGTCCCTACAGTTATGGCTATGgcgaagaaaaaaagaagatgcttaCTCAAGGCCCGACTGAGGTTTCAGCACAGGGAAGCAACTACACTATGTACAGCACCACTTACCCCAGCACAGCTCTGGGGAACCAAGTGTATAATAATTATG GTTGGTCGAACCAGTCAAATTGGAGCAGTCAGCAGGGTTATGGCTCCTACCAGCCCTACGGAGGACAAACCCAGACCTCGTTTCCTGGAAACAGCGGCACAAATTATTAG